A window from Microbacterium ginsengiterrae encodes these proteins:
- a CDS encoding ROK family transcriptional regulator, translating to METTNARATDDALARTILDLVARGSARSRSELAERLGLAPSTVGLRVQTLLDAGVLEEAGDGASRGGRRPRVLRVPIDAGVVLTVDLGGHHALVGAHSLSGALLRSASLTVDLNEGPSATLERISGAFDDILGGDTIRAIGVSLPGPVDIVTGTVDQPSRMPGWPGFRVGEHLEARYGVSVAVDNDANLAALGEHRAQFGDRRHSITVKAGTAIGSGIIVDGRVHHGATGFAGDITHTRIDGSGDIPCSCGNTGCLETVASGASLVRLMHERGRSEVASTMDVLALARDAEPEATTLVRTAGTHLGQALSGVVNFFNPDAVFLTGSMSASEPFIAAVRSRVYEACHPLATQRLRIEAAVTGTDAILHGAARMALDELDLPVPAA from the coding sequence ATGGAGACCACCAACGCCCGTGCGACAGACGACGCGCTCGCGCGCACGATCCTCGACCTGGTCGCGCGCGGCTCCGCCCGTTCCCGGAGCGAACTCGCCGAACGCCTCGGTCTCGCACCCTCCACGGTCGGCCTGCGCGTGCAGACCCTGCTCGATGCGGGAGTGCTCGAGGAGGCCGGAGACGGTGCATCGCGGGGCGGACGACGTCCCCGCGTCCTGCGCGTGCCGATCGATGCCGGCGTCGTGCTCACGGTGGATCTCGGCGGACATCACGCCCTCGTCGGCGCGCACAGCCTGAGCGGGGCACTTCTGCGCTCCGCGTCGCTCACCGTCGACCTCAACGAGGGGCCGTCGGCGACGCTGGAGCGGATCAGCGGAGCGTTCGACGACATCCTGGGCGGCGACACGATCAGGGCGATCGGCGTGAGCCTGCCCGGACCGGTCGACATCGTCACCGGCACGGTGGATCAGCCGTCACGGATGCCGGGGTGGCCCGGATTCCGTGTCGGCGAGCACCTCGAGGCCCGGTACGGCGTCAGCGTCGCTGTCGACAACGACGCGAATCTCGCCGCCCTCGGCGAGCACCGGGCGCAGTTCGGCGACCGCAGGCACAGCATCACCGTCAAGGCGGGGACGGCGATCGGCAGCGGGATCATCGTCGACGGCCGTGTGCACCACGGCGCGACCGGTTTCGCCGGAGACATCACGCACACGAGGATCGACGGCAGCGGCGACATCCCGTGCTCCTGCGGGAACACGGGATGCCTGGAGACGGTCGCCAGTGGAGCGAGTCTGGTGCGACTGATGCACGAACGGGGCCGGTCCGAAGTCGCCTCCACGATGGACGTGCTGGCCCTCGCCAGGGACGCGGAGCCCGAGGCGACGACACTCGTCCGTACCGCGGGCACCCACCTCGGCCAGGCCCTGTCAGGGGTGGTGAACTTCTTCAATCCGGACGCCGTCTTCCTCACCGGAAGCATGAGCGCATCGGAGCCGTTCATCGCCGCGGTGCGCAGCCGGGTGTACGAGGCGTGCCACCCGCTCGCGACGCAGCGGCTGCGGATCGAGGCGGCCGTCACCGGTACGGACGCCATCCTCCACGGTGCGGCGCGGATGGCGCTGGACGAGCTGGATCTGCCGGTGCCCGCGGCCTGA
- the ilvN gene encoding acetolactate synthase small subunit, translated as MSTHVLSLLVEDTPGLLTRVAGLFARRGFNIESLAVGVTEVPGISRITVVVDVEDLPLEQVTKQLNKLINVIKIVELDPAGSVQRQHVLVKVRTDNASRSNVIEVVNLFRASVVDYAPDALVIEVTGDKGKVDALLRALEPFGIKEIAQSGLLAIGRGGKSITERVLRG; from the coding sequence ATGTCGACGCATGTGCTGAGTCTCCTCGTCGAGGACACCCCCGGTCTGCTCACCCGTGTCGCGGGGCTCTTCGCCCGCCGAGGGTTCAACATCGAGTCCCTCGCCGTCGGCGTGACGGAGGTGCCCGGCATCTCCCGTATCACCGTCGTCGTGGACGTCGAGGACCTTCCGCTCGAACAGGTGACCAAGCAGCTGAACAAGCTCATCAACGTCATCAAGATCGTTGAGCTCGACCCCGCCGGCTCCGTCCAGCGCCAGCACGTGCTGGTGAAGGTGCGCACCGACAACGCGAGCCGGTCCAACGTCATCGAAGTGGTCAATCTGTTCCGCGCCTCGGTCGTCGACTACGCCCCCGACGCGCTCGTGATCGAAGTCACGGGTGACAAGGGAAAGGTCGACGCGCTGCTGCGTGCCCTCGAACCCTTCGGGATCAAGGAGATCGCACAGTCAGGCCTGCTCGCCATCGGCCGCGGCGGCAAGAGCATCACCGAACGCGTCCTGCGCGGCTGA
- the ilvC gene encoding ketol-acid reductoisomerase: MSTEIFYDDDADLSLIQGKKVAIVGYGSQGHAHAQNLRDSGVEVAIALKDGSKSAAKAEEAGFPVKSVADATAWADVIMILAPDQHQRTIYSESIAPNLTAGKTLAFAHGFNIRFGYIDAPEGVDVILVAPKAPGHTVRREFVAGRGIPDIIAVEKDASGQAWALALSYAKAIGGTRAGVIKTTFTEETETDLFGEQAVLCGGMSHLVQAGFETLTEAGYQPQIAYFEVLHELKLIVDLMWEGGIAKQRWSISDTAEFGDYVSGPRVIDERVKENMKSVLADIQSGAFATRFIEDQDNGGKEFLELRAKEEQHPIETTGKELRSLFAWKQQDEDYIDGSAAR; encoded by the coding sequence GTGAGTACTGAGATCTTCTACGACGACGACGCCGACCTGTCGCTCATCCAGGGCAAGAAGGTTGCCATCGTGGGCTACGGCTCGCAGGGGCACGCGCACGCGCAGAACCTGCGCGACTCGGGCGTCGAGGTTGCCATCGCGCTCAAGGACGGCTCGAAGTCGGCAGCCAAGGCCGAGGAGGCCGGCTTCCCGGTCAAGTCCGTCGCCGACGCCACCGCCTGGGCCGACGTCATCATGATCCTCGCGCCGGACCAGCACCAGCGCACCATCTACTCCGAGTCGATCGCGCCGAACCTCACCGCGGGCAAGACCCTCGCCTTCGCGCACGGGTTCAACATCCGCTTCGGCTACATCGACGCCCCCGAGGGCGTCGACGTCATCCTCGTCGCTCCGAAGGCGCCGGGTCACACCGTGCGTCGCGAGTTCGTCGCCGGCCGTGGCATCCCGGACATCATCGCCGTCGAGAAGGACGCCTCGGGCCAGGCCTGGGCTCTCGCCCTCTCGTACGCCAAGGCGATCGGCGGCACCCGCGCCGGCGTCATCAAGACGACGTTCACCGAAGAGACCGAGACCGACCTGTTCGGCGAGCAGGCCGTGCTCTGCGGTGGCATGAGCCACCTCGTCCAGGCCGGTTTCGAGACGCTCACCGAGGCGGGCTACCAGCCGCAGATCGCCTACTTCGAGGTCCTGCACGAGCTCAAGCTCATCGTCGACCTCATGTGGGAGGGCGGCATCGCCAAGCAGCGCTGGTCGATCTCCGACACCGCAGAGTTCGGTGACTACGTGTCGGGCCCGCGCGTGATCGACGAGCGCGTCAAGGAGAACATGAAGAGCGTTCTCGCCGACATCCAGTCCGGTGCCTTCGCGACCCGCTTCATCGAGGACCAGGACAACGGCGGCAAGGAGTTCCTCGAGCTCCGCGCCAAGGAGGAGCAGCACCCGATCGAGACGACCGGCAAGGAGCTGCGGTCGCTGTTCGCATGGAAGCAGCAGGACGAGGACTACATCGACGGCAGCGCCGCGCGCTGA
- a CDS encoding alpha-L-fucosidase has protein sequence MMRQKWFDEARFGMFVHFGLYSAAARHEWVQNYERLTDEDYRPYFDHFDPDRFDARALARRAKDTGMGYVVLTTKHHEGFALWDSALTDFTSVTACGRDLVREYVDALREEGLKVGFYHSVIDWHHPDFTVDWNHPRRDDENAHALNDGRDMSRYREYLHGQVRELLTSYGDIDYLFFDFTYPQAKDGWEGKGPEDWDAEALLAMCRELQPAMLVNDRLGIPADFVTPEQYQPTAPIIKDGVPVVWEACQTLNGSWGYHRDNTDQKSATLLVQMLADSVSMDGNMLLNVGPDGRGALAPRDEDVLDEIGQWMALHRDAIVGAGHAALTPPREGVYTRRGNRLYLHLFSWPMGFVHLPELAGRVSFARLLNDGSWLETSVTDPDQQADLMTPAGEAEGTLTVHLPVRRPDVLIPVIELTLLDE, from the coding sequence ATGATGCGTCAGAAGTGGTTCGACGAGGCTCGATTCGGAATGTTCGTGCATTTCGGTCTCTACAGCGCGGCAGCACGTCACGAGTGGGTCCAGAATTACGAACGGCTCACGGACGAGGACTACCGTCCGTATTTCGATCACTTCGATCCCGACCGGTTCGACGCTCGCGCCCTCGCGCGACGAGCGAAGGACACCGGTATGGGCTACGTCGTCCTCACCACCAAGCACCATGAGGGGTTCGCCCTGTGGGACTCGGCGCTGACCGATTTCACCTCCGTCACCGCGTGCGGTCGCGATCTCGTACGCGAATACGTCGATGCTCTGAGGGAGGAGGGGCTGAAGGTCGGCTTCTACCACTCGGTGATCGACTGGCATCACCCGGACTTCACGGTGGATTGGAACCACCCGCGCCGCGACGACGAGAACGCGCACGCGCTCAACGATGGACGCGACATGTCCCGCTACCGGGAGTACCTGCACGGACAGGTCCGTGAACTGCTCACGTCGTACGGCGACATCGACTACCTGTTCTTCGACTTCACCTATCCCCAGGCCAAGGACGGCTGGGAGGGCAAGGGTCCGGAGGATTGGGATGCCGAGGCGCTGCTGGCGATGTGCCGGGAACTGCAGCCCGCGATGCTCGTCAACGATCGGCTCGGCATCCCCGCCGATTTCGTGACGCCCGAGCAGTACCAGCCGACGGCTCCGATCATCAAGGATGGTGTGCCGGTGGTCTGGGAGGCGTGCCAGACGCTGAACGGATCGTGGGGGTATCACCGCGACAACACGGATCAGAAGTCCGCCACCCTTCTCGTCCAGATGCTCGCCGACTCCGTGTCGATGGACGGCAACATGCTCCTCAACGTCGGTCCGGACGGGCGGGGTGCGCTCGCGCCACGCGATGAGGACGTGCTGGACGAGATCGGCCAGTGGATGGCCCTGCACCGCGATGCGATCGTCGGAGCGGGCCACGCCGCTCTCACGCCCCCGCGCGAGGGCGTCTACACGCGTCGCGGGAATCGGCTGTATCTGCACCTCTTCTCCTGGCCGATGGGTTTCGTGCACCTCCCGGAGCTGGCGGGTCGCGTGTCGTTCGCGCGACTGCTGAACGACGGCTCGTGGCTCGAGACCTCTGTCACCGACCCGGATCAGCAGGCGGATCTCATGACACCGGCGGGGGAGGCCGAGGGCACTCTCACGGTGCATCTGCCCGTGCGACGGCCGGACGTGCTCATCCCGGTCATCGAGCTCACGCTCCTCGACGAGTGA